A genomic stretch from Mya arenaria isolate MELC-2E11 chromosome 10, ASM2691426v1 includes:
- the LOC128204218 gene encoding elongation factor 1-alpha, whose product MGKEKIHINIVVIGHVDSGKSTSTGHLIYKCGGIDKRTIEKFEKEAAEMGKGSFKYAWVLDKLKAERERGITIDIALWKFETNKYYVTIIDAPGHRDFIKNMITGTSQADCAVLIVAGGVGEFEAGISKNGQTREHALLAFTLGVKQLIVAVNKMDSTEPPYSEKRFNEIKTEVTNYIKKIGYNPKAVPFVPISGWHGDNMLEESSNMGWYKGWEVERKEGKANGKTLHDALDAILPPSRPTDKALRLPLQDVYKIGGIGTVPVGRVETGILKPGMVVKFAPANITTEVKSVEMHHESLVEALPGDNVGFNIKNVSVKEIKRGNVAGDTKNDPPFGAKNFYAQVIVLNHPGEIRAGYAPVLDCHTAHIACKFTEIKEKIDRRSGKKLEDMPKTVKSGDACMVVLTPSKPMCVEAFSAYPPLGRFAVRDMRQTVAVGVIKEVTKDEGKEGKVTKAAQKAVGGKKK is encoded by the exons ATGGGAAAGGAAAAGATTCACATTAACATCGTGGTCATTGGCCACGTCGACTCCGGCAAGTCCACCTCCACTGGTCACTTGATCTATAAATGTGGTGGTATCGACAAGAGAACCATCGAGAAATTCGAGAAGGAAGCTGCTGAG ATGGGCAAGGGCTCCTTCAAGTACGCCTGGGTGTTGGACAAACTGAAGGCCGAGCGAGAACGTGGTATCACCATCGACATTGCCTTGTGGAAGTTTGAGACTAATAAATATTACGTCACCATCATTGATGCCCCTGGACATCGTGATTTCATCAAAAACATGATCACTG GTACCTCCCAAGCCGACTGTGCAGTGTTGATAGTAGCTGGTGGTGTTGGTGAGTTTGAGGCTGGTATCTCCAAGAACGGGCAGACCAGAGAGCATGCCCTGCTTGCCTTCACCCTTGGTGTGAAACAGCTTATTGTTGCTGTTAACAAGATGGACAGCACTGAGCCACCATACTctgag AAAcgtttcaatgaaattaaaactgaGGTCACTAATTACATCAAGAAGATCGGATATAACCCGAAGGCTGTTCCATTTGTGCCAATCTCTGGCTGGCATGGTGACAACATGCTTGAAGAAAGCAGTAATATGGGATGGTACAAAGGATGGGAGGTGGAAAGGAAGGAAGGGAAAGCCAATGGGAAAACCCTGCATGATGCTCTGGACGCCATCCTTCCCCCATCACGCCCTACTGACAAGGCCCTCCGTCTGCCTCTGCAGGATGTTTACAAGATTGGAG GTATCGGTACAGTGCCTGTAGGCCGTGTGGAAACTGGTATCCTGAAGCCAGGAATGGTGGTCAAGTTTGCCCCAGCCAACATCACCACAGAAGTGAAGTCCGTGGAGATGCACCACGAGTCATTGGTTGAGGCCCTGCCTGGAGACAATGTTGGTTTCAACATCAAGAACGTCTCTGTTAAGGAGATTAAGAGAGGAAATGTAGCTGGAGACACCAAGAATGACCCTCCATTTGGTGCGAAGAACTTTTACGCACAG GTTATAGTCCTGAACCACCCTGGCGAGATCCGTGCTGGTTACGCACCAGTGTTGGACTGCCACACAGCCCACATCGCCTGTAAATTCACCGAGATTAAGGAGAAGATCGACAGACGATCTGGCAAGAAGCTGGAAGACATGCCAAAGACTGTGAAGTCTGGGGATGCGTGTATGGTGGTCCTGACCCCCTCAAAGCCCATGTGTGTGGAGGCTTTCAGTGCATACCCACCCCTCGGGCGTTTTGCCGTACGTGACATGAGGCAGACGGTGGCTGTTGGTGTCATCAAAGAGGTGACAAAGGATGAGGGAAAAGAGGGCAAGGTGACCAAGGCCGCCCAGAAGGCAGTCGGTGGGAAGAAGAAATGA